In Desulfuromonadaceae bacterium, a single window of DNA contains:
- a CDS encoding PAS domain-containing protein, which translates to MANPVIPQQPSPAEERAYHYIRSKVDQLLDTIGTLPLNPGELDNEALISLDPIGIVSESFKHILAHLEETNQRLILAHDEIHAILNAVGAAIMVVDPSGRIVAGNHKVNEFFNPGGLPLIGSFCHEIVCDEKDPPPICVLQNVLANDQVEQRNEVTLHGRCYEVIGTAIHDHQNKQLTHVIILYSDITARISNEQALRQALETTSETKERIKAIFSASGDGLLVTDLDGRIALMNHAAAELLRIPLSSQGKTLDQLFDDHNRLWPACLELIDSGKTLGSVDISIGTDKDETVLATKISLLPRSTPQSGGTVIALRDVTRERTIERMKSEFVSTAAHEFRTPLTAIIGFSELMLNDEFSRDEQREFLTMINDKAHSLSHLVDNLLDISRIEAGEKLSLKKTPTPLQFLLDRTIPGFAKNSTQHQFVTELADDPILDVDAEAIIQVLENILGNAVKYSPAGGTIRIVCTGDKDQCQIAVHDQGIGMTEEQVARVFDKFYRGSALHTSIGGTGLGMTIVKHFIEEHGGAINISSKPGIGTCVCFTLPVTKETSC; encoded by the coding sequence ATGGCTAATCCTGTTATACCGCAGCAGCCCTCTCCTGCCGAAGAACGGGCTTATCACTATATCCGGTCAAAAGTTGATCAACTGCTCGACACCATCGGCACCTTGCCCCTTAATCCAGGCGAGCTTGATAACGAAGCGCTGATATCACTCGACCCGATCGGCATCGTCAGCGAATCGTTCAAGCATATTCTCGCCCACCTGGAAGAGACAAATCAGCGACTGATACTGGCCCATGATGAGATCCACGCGATTCTCAATGCGGTCGGCGCAGCCATCATGGTCGTTGATCCGAGCGGCCGGATTGTCGCCGGCAACCATAAAGTCAATGAATTTTTCAACCCCGGCGGTCTCCCCCTGATCGGCTCCTTTTGTCATGAGATCGTCTGTGATGAAAAAGATCCCCCGCCAATCTGCGTCCTGCAAAACGTCCTCGCCAACGACCAGGTTGAACAGCGCAACGAAGTCACCTTGCACGGGCGCTGCTACGAAGTCATTGGCACAGCCATTCACGACCATCAAAATAAACAATTAACCCATGTCATTATCCTTTACAGTGATATCACCGCCCGCATCAGCAATGAGCAGGCACTGCGCCAGGCGCTCGAAACGACCAGTGAAACCAAGGAACGCATCAAGGCCATCTTTTCCGCGTCGGGTGATGGTCTGCTGGTGACCGACCTTGACGGTCGGATCGCGTTGATGAATCACGCGGCGGCCGAGCTCCTCCGCATCCCCCTTAGCAGTCAGGGAAAAACGCTGGACCAGCTGTTTGATGACCACAATCGTCTCTGGCCTGCTTGTCTTGAACTGATTGACTCAGGAAAAACTTTGGGGTCTGTTGATATTTCCATCGGTACGGATAAGGACGAAACTGTCCTGGCAACAAAAATATCCCTGCTGCCAAGGTCTACCCCCCAATCGGGCGGGACGGTGATTGCCCTGCGCGATGTCACGCGGGAGCGGACCATCGAGCGTATGAAAAGTGAATTCGTTTCAACCGCAGCACATGAGTTTCGCACCCCGCTAACGGCAATCATCGGTTTTTCCGAACTCATGCTCAATGATGAATTTTCCCGCGACGAGCAACGCGAATTTCTCACCATGATCAACGACAAGGCACACAGCCTGTCACATCTGGTCGACAACCTGCTCGATATCAGCCGCATCGAAGCGGGAGAGAAATTGTCCCTGAAAAAAACCCCCACCCCGTTGCAGTTTCTGCTTGATCGCACCATTCCCGGCTTTGCCAAAAACAGCACACAGCATCAGTTTGTAACCGAGCTTGCTGACGACCCGATCCTTGATGTCGACGCCGAAGCGATCATTCAGGTTTTGGAAAATATCCTTGGCAACGCGGTAAAATATTCCCCCGCAGGCGGCACGATTCGCATTGTCTGCACCGGTGACAAAGATCAATGCCAGATCGCCGTCCACGACCAGGGGATCGGCATGACGGAGGAGCAAGTTGCGCGCGTTTTTGATAAATTCTATCGTGGCAGCGCA
- a CDS encoding sulfurtransferase TusA family protein → MNTPTCEFDLRGQVCPSTLLTALREINLRQNELKERRVVLVFLTDNRHATVTVPQAVINMGLHCEVVKMDNTYQITVEGNNG, encoded by the coding sequence ATGAACACTCCAACCTGTGAGTTCGATTTACGCGGGCAGGTCTGCCCATCGACACTGCTGACCGCACTACGGGAGATCAACCTCCGCCAGAATGAACTCAAGGAACGCCGCGTTGTGCTTGTTTTTCTTACCGATAATCGTCACGCAACGGTCACGGTTCCGCAGGCGGTGATCAACATGGGTTTGCACTGTGAAGTGGTCAAAATGGACAATACGTATCAAATTACGGTCGAGGGCAACAATGGCTAA